The proteins below come from a single Micromonospora citrea genomic window:
- a CDS encoding Gfo/Idh/MocA family protein: protein MTRWGILATGHIAARFAEDLRLVPGAELTAVGSRTAESAERFARRHGVPRAYASWAELAADDDLDVVYVATPHAAHHEAALTCLRAGRAVLLEKPFTLDLATSVELVEAARAAGVFLMEAMWMRTNPLVRRVCELVADGAIGAVTGVRADFGAAGPFPPEHRMRARALGGGALLDLGVYPVSLAHLLLGVPDHVRAWAKLSPEGVDENTGIVLGYDSGAVATLSCGMVGATPLVASVTGTSGRIDLPEPFFRPGAVTLHRAGAEPETITGELVGGGYQYEAAEVQRCLAEGLAESPLVPHSATLEVMALLDDIRARIGVSYA, encoded by the coding sequence ATGACTCGTTGGGGCATCCTGGCCACCGGCCACATCGCCGCCCGCTTCGCCGAGGACCTCCGGCTGGTGCCGGGAGCCGAACTCACGGCCGTCGGCTCGCGGACCGCCGAGAGCGCGGAGCGGTTCGCGCGCCGGCACGGCGTGCCACGGGCGTACGCCTCCTGGGCGGAACTGGCCGCGGACGACGACCTGGACGTCGTCTACGTCGCCACCCCGCACGCCGCCCACCACGAGGCGGCCCTGACCTGCCTGCGGGCCGGCCGGGCGGTGCTGCTGGAGAAGCCGTTCACGCTCGACCTGGCGACGAGCGTCGAGCTGGTCGAGGCCGCCCGCGCGGCCGGGGTCTTCCTGATGGAGGCCATGTGGATGCGGACCAACCCGCTCGTACGCCGGGTCTGCGAGCTGGTGGCCGACGGCGCGATCGGTGCGGTGACCGGCGTCCGGGCCGACTTCGGGGCGGCCGGGCCGTTCCCGCCGGAGCACCGGATGCGGGCCCGCGCCCTCGGCGGCGGCGCCCTGCTCGACCTCGGCGTCTACCCGGTCAGCCTGGCCCACCTGCTGCTCGGGGTGCCCGACCACGTCCGGGCCTGGGCGAAGCTGAGCCCCGAGGGGGTGGACGAGAACACCGGGATCGTCCTCGGCTACGACTCGGGCGCGGTCGCCACGTTGAGCTGCGGCATGGTCGGGGCGACCCCGCTGGTCGCCTCCGTCACCGGCACGTCCGGCCGGATCGACCTGCCCGAGCCGTTCTTCCGGCCCGGCGCGGTGACCCTGCACCGGGCCGGTGCGGAGCCGGAGACGATCACCGGCGAGCTGGTCGGCGGCGGCTACCAGTACGAGGCCGCCGAGGTCCAGCGCTGCCTGGCCGAGGGCCTGGCGGAGAGCCCCCTGGTGCCGCACTCCGCCACCCTGGAGGTGATGGCGCTGCTCGACGACATCCGCGCCCGGATCGGCGTCTCCTACGCCTGA
- the pstB gene encoding phosphate ABC transporter ATP-binding protein PstB: MAKRIEASNVTAYYGNFKAIENINLTVEPKTVTALIGPSGCGKSTFLRSINRMHEVLPGARVEGSLTIDDQDIYDRDVDVTAVRRMIGMVFQRPNPFPTMSIFENVVAGLRLNGVRRKSILDEAAEKALRSANLWDEVKDRLGKPGAGLSGGQQQRLCIARTIAVEPQVVLMDEPCSALDPISTLAIEDLMFQLKDKFTIIIVTHNMQQAARVSDRTAFFSIEKTGDPGRLIEYDNTQKIFSNPGVKKTEDYITGRFG; the protein is encoded by the coding sequence ATGGCCAAGCGCATCGAAGCCTCGAACGTCACCGCCTACTACGGCAACTTCAAGGCCATCGAGAACATCAACCTGACCGTCGAGCCGAAGACGGTGACCGCCCTGATCGGCCCGTCCGGCTGCGGCAAGTCGACCTTCCTCCGGTCGATCAACCGGATGCACGAGGTGCTCCCCGGCGCCCGCGTCGAGGGCAGCCTGACCATCGACGACCAGGACATCTACGACCGGGACGTGGACGTCACCGCCGTCCGGCGCATGATCGGCATGGTCTTCCAGCGGCCGAACCCGTTCCCCACCATGAGCATCTTCGAGAACGTGGTGGCCGGGCTGCGGCTCAACGGGGTCCGCAGGAAGTCGATCCTGGACGAGGCGGCCGAGAAGGCGCTCCGCTCGGCCAACCTCTGGGACGAGGTGAAGGACCGGCTCGGCAAGCCCGGCGCGGGCCTCTCCGGCGGTCAGCAGCAGCGGCTCTGCATCGCCCGGACGATCGCCGTCGAGCCGCAGGTGGTGCTGATGGACGAGCCCTGCTCGGCGCTCGACCCGATCTCGACGCTGGCCATCGAGGACCTGATGTTCCAGCTCAAGGACAAGTTCACCATCATCATCGTCACGCACAACATGCAGCAGGCCGCCCGCGTCTCGGACCGGACCGCCTTCTTCTCGATCGAGAAGACCGGCGACCCGGGCCGCCTCATCGAGTACGACAACACGCAGAAGATCTTCAGCAACCCGGGCGTGAAGAAGACCGAGGACTACATCACCGGCCGCTTCGGCTGA
- a CDS encoding NUDIX hydrolase: MTIDADGFPAPPALVEHARRFRAEGGTPASPRVAATVLLLRPAGDDFEVYLIRRVAAMAFGGMYAFPGGGVDPSDSQAHLDWAGPSPAGWGERLGLTGQAAQAVVCAAAREVFEEAGVLLAGPDADTVVGDVSGDDWEADRVALEQRRGGFAELLARRGLTLRSDLLLPWSRWITPEFEPRRFDTYFFVALLPEGQRTRDVSGEADHTLWVRPADAVARAEAGELTMLPPTVVNLAQVAACADLAGVARAAADRDAATPVAPRLDEPDGGEPRFVLA, encoded by the coding sequence ATGACGATCGACGCCGACGGCTTCCCCGCACCCCCGGCGCTGGTGGAGCACGCCCGCCGGTTCCGCGCCGAGGGCGGCACCCCGGCGTCGCCCCGGGTCGCGGCCACCGTGCTGCTGCTCCGCCCGGCCGGCGACGACTTCGAGGTCTACCTGATCCGCCGGGTCGCCGCGATGGCCTTCGGCGGGATGTACGCCTTCCCCGGCGGCGGCGTCGACCCCTCGGACTCGCAGGCGCACCTCGACTGGGCCGGCCCGTCGCCGGCCGGCTGGGGCGAGCGACTGGGGCTGACCGGCCAGGCCGCCCAGGCGGTCGTCTGCGCCGCCGCCCGGGAGGTGTTCGAGGAGGCGGGGGTGCTGCTCGCCGGCCCCGACGCCGACACCGTCGTGGGCGACGTCAGCGGGGACGACTGGGAGGCCGACCGGGTGGCGCTGGAACAGCGCCGGGGCGGCTTCGCCGAGCTGCTCGCCCGGCGCGGGCTCACCCTCCGGTCGGACCTGCTGCTGCCGTGGAGCCGATGGATCACCCCGGAGTTCGAGCCGCGCCGCTTCGACACGTACTTCTTCGTGGCCCTGCTGCCGGAGGGGCAGCGGACCCGGGACGTCTCCGGCGAGGCCGACCACACCCTCTGGGTGCGGCCGGCGGACGCGGTGGCCCGGGCGGAGGCGGGCGAGCTGACGATGCTGCCGCCGACCGTGGTCAACCTGGCCCAGGTGGCCGCCTGCGCCGACCTGGCCGGTGTCGCCCGCGCGGCGGCCGACCGGGACGCCGCCACCCCGGTCGCCCCGCGCCTCGACGAGCCCGACGGCGGCGAGCCCCGCTTCGTGCTGGCCTGA
- the pstA gene encoding phosphate ABC transporter permease PstA, whose protein sequence is MTTAVTSHRNRPPAQPPTLKARRLPRYAAPAVAAAALLVAAAFVYGTGTGGPVLVVVLGALLYLAGLFVAANRVEGRRSARNRAWSALIHSAFVLAVLPLASVVWTLVSKGAERLDGDFFLTSMNNIGARDPNGGAYHAIVGTLQQVGIAALITVPLGILCAIYVVEYGRGRFAFAIRFFVDVMTGVPSIVAGLFVLAFWVLIVSPWFNDGRPSFSGFAAALALSVLMLPTVVRSTEEMLRLVPAPLREGAYALGVPKWKTILRVVLPTALPGIVTGVMLAIARAAGETAPVLLVAGGGAAINFNPFENNQSSLALFVYQQAGDASRYAPARAWTAALTLVALVLILTVAAKLLARRNRLGR, encoded by the coding sequence ATGACCACCGCCGTTACCTCGCACCGCAACCGTCCGCCCGCGCAACCGCCCACCCTCAAGGCCCGGCGGCTGCCGAGGTACGCGGCGCCGGCCGTCGCGGCGGCCGCCCTGCTGGTCGCCGCCGCCTTCGTGTACGGCACCGGCACCGGCGGTCCCGTGCTGGTCGTGGTACTCGGCGCGCTGCTCTACCTGGCCGGCCTCTTCGTCGCGGCGAACCGCGTCGAGGGGCGGCGCTCGGCCCGCAACCGCGCCTGGAGCGCGCTGATCCACTCGGCGTTCGTGCTGGCCGTCCTGCCGCTGGCCTCGGTGGTCTGGACGCTGGTCAGCAAGGGCGCCGAGCGCCTGGACGGCGACTTCTTCCTCACCTCGATGAACAACATCGGCGCGCGGGACCCGAACGGCGGCGCGTACCACGCGATCGTCGGCACGCTCCAGCAGGTCGGCATCGCCGCCCTGATCACCGTCCCGCTCGGCATCCTCTGCGCCATCTACGTCGTCGAGTACGGCCGGGGCCGGTTCGCCTTCGCGATCCGGTTCTTCGTGGACGTGATGACCGGCGTCCCGTCGATCGTCGCCGGCCTTTTCGTGCTGGCGTTCTGGGTGCTGATCGTCTCGCCGTGGTTCAACGACGGCCGGCCGAGCTTCTCCGGCTTCGCCGCCGCGCTCGCCCTGAGCGTGCTGATGCTGCCCACCGTGGTCCGCTCCACCGAGGAGATGCTGCGTCTCGTCCCGGCGCCGCTGCGCGAGGGGGCGTACGCCCTCGGCGTGCCGAAGTGGAAGACCATCCTGCGGGTCGTGCTGCCGACCGCGCTGCCGGGCATCGTCACCGGCGTCATGCTCGCCATCGCCCGCGCGGCCGGCGAGACCGCCCCGGTGCTGCTCGTGGCCGGCGGCGGCGCGGCGATCAACTTCAACCCGTTCGAGAACAACCAGTCGTCGCTGGCCCTCTTCGTCTACCAGCAGGCCGGCGACGCGTCCCGGTACGCGCCGGCGCGGGCGTGGACCGCGGCACTCACCCTGGTCGCCCTCGTGCTGATCCTGACCGTCGCGGCGAAGCTGCTGGCCCGTCGCAACCGGCTCGGCCGATGA
- a CDS encoding inorganic phosphate transporter, protein MSPELIAVLAVIAVALAFDYTNGFHDAANAIATSISTRALTPRVALAMAAVGNFIGAHFGAEVAKTVGSGLVKLPTGQASLGIVFAGVIGAIVWNLVTWYFGLPSSSSHALIGGLVGSTVAASGTVLWTGIGESVIIPMVLSPMVGFVLGYIVMIAVQWIFRKGHPGKLNRGFRWAQTASAAAMSVGHGMQDAAKTIGIVVLALYVGGYQDDPGFIPEWAFWTSAAVLAAGTYAGGWRIIRTLGRKIIDLKPPEGFAAETVASGVLYFNALVLGAPISTTHTITSAIMGVGATKRLSAVRWGVAGNIVGAWILTFPAAGSIGALMYFLVRPLFS, encoded by the coding sequence GTGAGTCCCGAACTCATCGCCGTGCTGGCGGTGATCGCGGTGGCGTTGGCGTTCGACTACACCAACGGCTTCCACGACGCCGCCAACGCGATCGCGACCAGCATCTCCACCCGGGCGCTGACACCCCGGGTGGCCCTGGCCATGGCGGCCGTCGGCAACTTCATCGGCGCCCACTTCGGCGCCGAGGTGGCCAAGACCGTCGGCAGCGGCCTGGTGAAGCTACCCACCGGGCAGGCCAGCCTCGGCATCGTCTTCGCGGGCGTGATCGGCGCGATCGTGTGGAACCTGGTCACCTGGTACTTCGGCCTGCCGTCGTCCTCGTCGCACGCGCTGATCGGCGGCCTGGTCGGCTCGACCGTCGCCGCGTCCGGCACGGTCCTGTGGACCGGCATCGGGGAGAGCGTGATCATCCCGATGGTGCTCTCGCCGATGGTCGGCTTCGTGCTCGGGTACATCGTCATGATCGCCGTGCAGTGGATCTTCCGGAAGGGGCACCCGGGCAAGCTCAACCGGGGCTTCCGCTGGGCGCAGACCGCGTCGGCCGCCGCCATGTCCGTCGGCCACGGCATGCAGGACGCCGCGAAGACCATCGGCATCGTGGTGCTCGCCCTCTACGTCGGCGGCTACCAGGACGACCCGGGCTTCATCCCGGAGTGGGCGTTCTGGACCTCGGCGGCCGTGCTGGCCGCCGGCACGTACGCCGGTGGGTGGCGGATCATCCGGACGCTGGGCCGGAAGATCATCGACCTGAAGCCGCCGGAGGGCTTCGCCGCCGAGACCGTCGCCAGCGGCGTGCTCTACTTCAACGCGCTGGTCCTCGGTGCCCCGATCTCGACCACCCACACGATCACCTCGGCGATCATGGGTGTCGGCGCCACCAAGCGGCTCTCCGCCGTGCGGTGGGGCGTGGCCGGCAACATCGTCGGGGCGTGGATCCTCACCTTCCCGGCCGCCGGCTCGATCGGCGCCCTGATGTACTTCCTGGTCCGCCCGCTCTTCAGCTGA